A region from the Arachis ipaensis cultivar K30076 chromosome B01, Araip1.1, whole genome shotgun sequence genome encodes:
- the LOC107620078 gene encoding protein Rf1, mitochondrial-like, protein MTLIVSTIQFALFSFNRFFSFDRILFYTNMLRAASFSRFSFSLHIVPYVFPFRCSMSSLHSHSELTSPRHVDEAVDSFTRMLSMRRPPSIIQFTKILGSLAKTNHFPTAISLFQQLQARGIAPNLFTLNILINCCCGMGRITLAVSVFAKIFRMGFQPNTITMTTLIKGLCLRGNVEKALHFHNRVLAHGFQFNQVTYGTLINGLCKTGHTSAAIQVLRKIPQYGIAPDAVMYNAIIDSLCKVTLVSDAFHLYSEMLAKGISPNVITYNTLIYGLCLAGQLKEAIDLLNHMMLKNITPNVRTYSTLIDGLCKEGNIKDAKSVLAVMTKDAVEPTVVTYNCLMDGYCLVNELNKAKCIFDTMARIGMAPDIQSYNIIINGFCKIKLVDEALSLLEEMHRKNLVPNTITYNTLIDGLCKSRRISCASKLLVEMHNKGQPANIITYNSLLDGMFNIKQLDKALVLFNQMKESGINPDIWTYNILIDGLCKGGRLTDAKVIFQDLPIKNHRPNVRTYNIIINGLCKEGLLEEALALLSEMEDNGCLPDAVTFEIVICALFEKGENDMAEKFLREMIARGLLNGINSQPTFVSMTVIVSTVQFALLSSNPFFSSDWILFYTNMLRAASFSRFSFSLHIVPYVFPFRCSMSSLHSHSQLTSPRHVDEAVDSFTRMLSMRRPPSIIQFTKILGSLAKTNHFPTAISLFQQLQARGIAPNLFTLNILINCCCGMGRMKLAFSVLAKIFRMGFQPDTITLNTLIKGLCLCGNVEKALHFHDTVLAHGFQFNQVTYGILINGLCKTGHTSAAIQVLRKIPRYGIVPNVVMYSAIIDSLCKVTLVSDAFHLYSEMLAKGISPNVITYNTLTYGLCLVGQLKEAIDLLNHMMLKNITPNVRTYNTLIDGLCKEGNIKDAKSVLAVMTKDAVEPTVVTYNCLMDGYCLVNELNKAKCIFHTMAQIEIGMAPDIRSYNIIINGLCKSKLMDDALNLFEEMRRKNLVPDTVTYSTLIDGLRKSRRISCASKLLVEMHNKGQPANIITYTSLLDGMFNVKQVDKAFSLFNQMKKSGIGPNIFTYNILIHGLCKNGRLIEAKEIFQDLSIKNYHPNVRTYTIMISGLCKEGLFEEALALMSKMEDNGCLPNAVTFEIVIRAFFEKGENDMAEKLLREMIARGLLNG, encoded by the exons ATGACACTGATTGTTTCCACAATTCAATTCGCTCTTTTCTCTTTCAACCGCTTCTTCTCATTTGATCGGATTTTATTTTACACAAACATGTTGCGTGCAGCATCATTCTCCAGGTTCAGCTTCTCTCTTCATATTGTGCCCTATGTTTTCCCTTTTCGCTgttcaatgtcaagccttcacTCTCACTCTGAGCTCACATCCCCACGCCATGTTGATGAAGCTGTTGATTCCTTCACTCGCATGCTCTCTATGCGTCGCCCTCCATCCATCATCCAATTCACCAAGATTTTGGGATCTCTTGCCAAGACCAACCATTTCCCCACCGCCATTTCCCTTTTTCAGCAATTGCAAGCCAGGGGAATCgctcccaacttatttactttgaATATCTTAATCAATTGTTGCTGCGGCATGGGTCGGATCACTCTCGCTGTCTCTGTATTCGCAAAGATTTTCAGGATGGGTTTTCAGCCAAATACAATAACAATGACTACACTCATTAAAGGTCTCTGTCTCCGTGGTAATGTTGAAAAAGCACTGCACTTTCATAACAGAGTGCTGGCTCATGGATTTCAGTTTAATCAAGTCACGTATGGGACCTTGATTAATGGACTCTGTAAGACCGGACACACATCTGCTGCTATTCAAGTGTTGAGAAAGATCCCACAGTATGGGATTGCTCCTGATGCCGTCATGTACAACGCAATTATTGATAGCTTGTGCAAGGTTACGCTTGTAAGTGATGCTTTTCATTTATACTCCGAAATGCTTGCTAAGGGAATCTCTCCCAATGTTATCACTTATAACACTCTAATTTATGGATTGTGCCTTGCCGGCCAACTTAAGGAAGCCATTGATTTACTAAATCATATGATGCTGAAAAACATTACTCCAAATGTTCGTACCTATAGTACTTTGATTGATGGACTATGTAAGGAGGGAAATATCAAAGATGCTAAAAGTGTGTTGGCTGTGATGACAAAAGATGCTGTGGAACCAACTGTGGTTACTTATAATTGTTTAATGGATGGGTATTGCTTGGTTAACGAATTAAACAAGGCAAAATGTATATTTGACACAATGGCCCGGATAGGAATGGCTCCAGATATACAAAGttacaatattattattaatggGTTTTGCAAGATAAAGCTGGTCGATGAAGCATTGAGTCTCCTTGAAGAAATGCATCGCAAGAACCTGGTTCCAAACACAATAACTTACAATACCCTAATTGATGGCTTGTGCAAATCAAGGAGAATCTCTTGTGCTTCCAAGCTTCTTGTTGAGATGCATAATAAAGGTCAACCTGCTAATATAATCACTTACAATTCCTTGTTGGATGGGATGTTCAATATCAAACAACTTGACAAGGCACTTGTGTTATTTAATCAAATGAAAGAGAGTGGCATTAATCCAGATATATGGACGTATAATATACTTATTGATGGCCTATGCAAAGGTGGAAGACTTACAGATGCGAAAGTGATTTTTCAAGATCTTCCCATTAAAAACCATCGTCCAAATGTGAGGACATACAATATTATTATCAATGGGCTCTGCAAAGAGGGCTTATTGGAAGAAGCATTGGCCTTGCTGTCGGAAATGGAGGACAATGGTTGCTTACCAGATGCTGTGACTTTTGAAATCGTTatttgtgctttgtttgagaaAGGTGAGAATGACATGGCGGAGAAATTTCTTCGGGAAATGATTGCTAGAGGCTTATTGAACGGA ATCAACTCTCAACCAACCTTTGTTTCGATGACGGTGATTGTTTCCACCGTTCAATTCGCTCTTTTGTCTTCCAACCCCTTCTTCTCAtctgattggattttattttacaCAAACATGTTGCGTGCAGCATCATTCTCCAGGTTCAGCTTCTCTCTTCATATTGTGCCCTATGTTTTCCCTTTTCGCTgttcaatgtcaagccttcacTCTCATTCTCAGCTCACATCCCCACGCCATGTTGATGAAGCTGTTGATTCCTTCACTCGCATGCTCTCTATGCGTCGCCCTCCATCCATCATCCAATTCACCAAGATTTTGGGATCTCTTGCCAAGACCAACCATTTCCCCACCGCCATTTCCCTTTTTCAGCAATTGCAAGCCAGGGGAATCgctcccaacttatttactttgaATATCTTAATCAATTGTTGCTGCGGCATGGGTCGTATGAAGCTTGCTTTCTCTGTATTGGCCAAGATTTTCAGGATGGGTTTTCAACCTGATACGATAACATTGAATACACTTATTAAAGGTCTCTGTCTCTGTGGTAATGTTGAAAAAGCACTGCACTTTCATGACACAGTGCTGGCTCATGGATTTCAGTTTAATCAAGTAACTTATGGCATCTTGATTAATGGACTCTGTAAGACTGGACACACATCTGCTGCTATTCAGGTGTTGAGAAAGATCCCACGGTATGGGATTGTTCCTAATGTAGTCATGTACAGTGCAATTATTGATAGCTTGTGCAAGGTTACGCTTGTAAGTGATGCTTTTCATTTATACTCTGAAATGCTTGCTAAGGGAATCTCTCCCAATGTTATCACGTACAACACTCTAACTTATGGATTGTGCCTTGTGGGCCAACTTAAGGAAGCCATTGATTTACTAAATCATATGATGCTGAAAAACATTACTCCAAATGTTCGTACCTATAATACTTTGATTGATGGACTATGTAAGGAGGGAAATATCAAAGATGCTAAGAGTGTGTTGGCTGTGATGACAAAAGATGCTGTGGAACCAACTGTGGTTACTTATAATTGTTTAATGGATGGGTATTGCTTGGTTAACGAATTAAACAAGGCAAAATGTATATTCCACACAATGGCCCAGATAGAGATAGGTATGGCTCCTGATATCCGAAGttacaatattattattaatggCTTGTGCAAAAGTAAATTGATGGATGATGCCTTGAATCTCTTTGAAGAGATGCGTCGCAAGAACTTGGTTCCTGACACGGTAACTTACAGTACTCTAATTGATGGCTTGAGAAAATCAAGGAGAATCTCTTGTGCTTCAAAGCTTCTTGTTGAGATGCATAATAAAGGTCAACCTGCTAATATAATCACTTACACTTCCTTGTTGGATGGGATGTTCAATGTCAAACAAGTTGACAAGGCATTTTCGTTATTTAATCAAATGAAAAAGAGTGGCATTGGTCCGAATATATTCACGTATAATATACTTATTCATGGCctatgcaaaaatggaagactTATAGAAGCAAAAGAGATTTTTCAAGATCTTTCCATTAAAAACTATCATCCAAATGTGAGGACATACACTATTATGATCAGTGGGCTCTGCAAAGAGGGCTTATTTGAAGAAGCATTGGCCCTGATGTCAAAAATGGAAGACAATGGTTGCTTACCAAATGCTGTGACTTTTGAAATCGTTATTCGTGCTTTCTTTGAAAAAGGTGAGAATGACATGGCGGAGAAACTTCTTCGGGAAATGATTGCTAGAGGCTTATTGAACGGATGA
- the LOC107645758 gene encoding pentatricopeptide repeat-containing protein At1g63330-like — MYSAIIDSLCKVKLFSDAFHLYSEMLAKGISPDVITYNTLIYGLYLAGQLKEAIDLLNHMMLKNITPIDGLCKEGNIKDAKSVLAVMTKDAVEPTVVTYNCLMDGYCLVNELNKAKCIFDTMAQIGMAPDIQSYNIIINGLCKSKLMDDALNLFEEMRSKNLVPDTVTYNTLIDGLGKSRRISCASKLLVEMHNKGQLADIITYNSLLDGMFNIKQLDKALVLFNQMKESGINPDIWTYNILIDGLCKGGRLTDAKVIFQDLSIKNHRPNVRTYNIIINGLCKEGLLEEALALRSEMADNGCLPDAVTFEIVIRALFEKGENDMAEKLLREMIARGLLNG; from the coding sequence ATGTACAGCGCAATTATTGATAGCTTGTGCAAGGTTAAGCTTTTTAGTGATGCTTTTCATTTATACTCTGAAATGCTTGCTAAGGGAATCTCTCCCGATGTTATCACTTATAACACTCTAATTTATGGATTGTACCTTGCCGGCCAACTTAAGGAAGCCATTGATTTACTAAATCATATGATGCTGAAAAACATTACTCCAATTGATGGACTATGTAAGGAGGGAAATATCAAAGATGCTAAAAGTGTGTTGGCTGTGATGACAAAAGATGCTGTGGAACCAACTGTGGTTACTTATAATTGTTTAATGGATGGGTATTGCTTGGTTAACGAATTAAACAAGGCAAAATGTATATTTGACACAATGGCCCAGATAGGAATGGCTCCTGATATACAAAGttacaatattattattaatggCTTGTGCAAAAGTAAATTGATGGATGATGCCTTGAATCTCTTTGAAGAGATGCGTAGTAAGAACTTGGTTCCTGACACGGTAACTTACAATACTCTAATTGATGGCTTGGGAAAATCAAGGAGAATCTCTTGTGCTTCAAAGCTTCTTGTTGAGATGCATAATAAAGGTCAACTTGCTGATATAATCACTTACAATTCCTTGTTGGATGGGATGTTCAATATCAAACAACTTGACAAGGCACTTGTGTTATTTAATCAAATGAAAGAGAGTGGCATTAATCCAGATATATGGACGTATAATATACTTATTGATGGCCTATGCAAAGGTGGAAGGCTTACAGATGCGAAAGTGATTTTTCAAGATCTTTCCATTAAAAACCATCGTCCAAATGTGAGGACATACAATATTATTATCAATGGGCTCTGCAAAGAGGGCTTATTGGAAGAAGCATTGGCCCTGCGGTCGGAAATGGCAGACAATGGTTGCTTACCAGATGCTGTGACTTTTGAAATCGTTATTCGTGCTTTGTTTGAAAAAGGTGAGAATGACATGGCGGAGAAACTTCTTCGGGAAATGATTGCTAGAGGCTTATTGAACGGATGA